A genomic segment from Orrella daihaiensis encodes:
- a CDS encoding MFS transporter, with protein sequence MQSSPGPSARDDWRTIGLVGSAHAGSHFFQLVIPSLFVPLGNAFGLDFAQLGLLMTVFFVVSGLGQIASGFIVDRIGPRPVLWFGMATFVVSAVLLGTAGGYGTLMLAAIVGGIGNSVFHPADFSILNHRVTPNRLGHAFSAHNLTGTLGWALSPLFVVSVAEWLGWRVAAFGVAALMAIILLGLLWGKDSLFVQGTRDGSAQAAVAGDSSGPGLVAVLLQLLGSPALWGAFLFFVCATVAFSAVQNYTIPLMGEIYGMSVVAAGTVLSGYMAGQILGMLAGGFLVNATLKSELVVFASLIAAAAVFVLLASGWVPLALAALAMALAGFFSGLSAPSRDMLVRKVTPKKSVGSVYGLVYSGLDVGSALGPIMFGLLLDAGVRSGPWLGAAVAFVVAALLANQIGRAGRGPTVGRYATN encoded by the coding sequence ATGCAAAGCTCGCCGGGGCCCTCGGCCCGAGACGACTGGAGAACCATTGGACTGGTTGGCTCGGCACATGCAGGTTCGCATTTCTTTCAACTAGTCATTCCGAGCCTGTTTGTGCCATTGGGTAATGCCTTTGGCTTGGATTTTGCCCAGCTTGGATTGTTAATGACCGTGTTTTTTGTAGTGTCTGGTTTGGGGCAGATCGCATCGGGCTTTATCGTTGATCGCATTGGCCCGCGCCCGGTGCTCTGGTTCGGTATGGCCACCTTTGTGGTGTCAGCGGTCTTGTTGGGCACCGCCGGTGGATATGGCACGCTGATGCTAGCCGCGATTGTGGGTGGTATTGGCAACTCGGTGTTTCACCCGGCCGACTTTTCTATTCTGAACCACAGGGTCACGCCCAATCGGCTCGGACATGCATTTAGCGCCCACAATCTGACCGGCACGCTGGGCTGGGCTTTGTCACCCCTATTTGTGGTCAGTGTGGCCGAGTGGCTCGGCTGGCGTGTGGCCGCCTTCGGCGTGGCAGCGCTGATGGCGATTATTTTGCTGGGACTGTTGTGGGGTAAAGATTCCCTGTTTGTGCAAGGTACGCGCGATGGGTCGGCGCAAGCAGCCGTGGCTGGCGATTCATCTGGGCCAGGCCTGGTAGCTGTCTTGTTGCAGCTCTTGGGTTCACCGGCACTGTGGGGTGCATTTCTATTTTTTGTATGTGCGACGGTCGCGTTTTCTGCGGTGCAGAACTACACCATTCCACTGATGGGTGAGATTTATGGCATGTCGGTGGTTGCCGCCGGTACGGTGCTATCAGGTTATATGGCGGGACAGATTTTAGGAATGCTAGCCGGGGGTTTCCTGGTAAATGCCACACTCAAAAGCGAATTGGTGGTGTTTGCTTCCTTGATTGCCGCGGCAGCGGTATTCGTGCTGTTGGCCTCTGGTTGGGTGCCGCTGGCGCTCGCTGCTCTCGCAATGGCACTGGCAGGCTTTTTCTCCGGACTGTCTGCGCCGTCTCGCGATATGCTGGTGCGCAAAGTGACCCCTAAAAAGTCGGTCGGATCCGTTTACGGTTTGGTCTACTCCGGACTTGATGTCGGCTCGGCGCTTGGCCCTATCATGTTTGGTCTGTTACTGGATGCTGGCGTGCGCAGCGGTCCCTGGTTAGGTGCAGCGGTCGCCTTTGTCGTCGCCGCGCTCTTGGCCAATCAGATTGGTCGCGCAGGTCGGGGACCTACTGTTGGGCGCTACGCAACAAATTAG